The genome window TTCCTCCAGCAGGGCGACTTCCCCCTCCGGATCTTCTACATGTGCGCCATCTGCTTCCGTGGAAACATTTGAAAAAACGATGTCGTCATCCTTTTTTACGAATGCCACACCCCCTGCGCAGCCTTCCGCACAGCCTGTTCCCTGCATTTTCTTCATAAAATGCTCCTTTCCCGACCTAGTATTCTATGCAAAATACTGTTCCTTTCCCGGCCTGGTATTCTATGCAAAATACTGCTCCATGGCCAGAATTGCCTGCTCCTCATCTTCCCCCTGGGCGCGCACGGTAATCTCATCACCGCACACAATACAAGCCCCCAGCACAGCCATAATGCTGTCTGCGGGAACAATTTTTCCGTTTTTTTCCAACGTCACGTCAGAAGCAAAAGAAGAAGCAAGCTTAATCATTTTCACCGCCGGTCTGGCGTGAAGGCCTTCCTTAAATTTCACTGTAACCTTTACTTCTTTCATACGTTTTCTTCCTTTCTGCTTAATCTTGCATTTACGATGCTTCGAAGCAGATCATGCTCGGAGGTTGCGACCATCGACATGTCCATTGCATGCAAAAGCAGCATAGAAAATGGAATCTCTACGCCGTTATTCTGCGGAGCCATCAGTTTTTCAAATTGAATTCTATGCGCCTCGGCAAGAAATTCCTGCGCCTGGGTCAGCTTTTTATCAGCCATGGCATAATTTTCCGCATTTATCTCATCAAGTGCCTCAAATACGATCGCTCTTCCTTCCCCTGCGCTTGCGATCATCTCCATACAGGCACTGTTTAGTTCTTCCATCGTCATCTTCATATGCATTTCCCCTTTCGTCTGCCATTTAGAGTTTTCCGGCCTCTTCCAATGTTTTCAGCATCATATCCAGAACCGCTTCCCCTTTGGCCAGCCCGTATTCTCTCATGGGAATCAGCATGAACGGCAGATCCTGATACCCTTTTTCTGCCGCAAATTTTTTGATGTCCTGCATCTGTCCCTTGATCTGCGGTGCGATCAGGACGATATCCAGCCCGCCGAAATCAAAGGTTCTATAACGAAGACTCGCCGAACAGCTGACTGTAAGATTAACGCCCTTCTTCGGCGCCACCTTCTTGAGGGCCTCCACGATCATACTTGATGACATAGCCGATGCACAAAGAATCACTGCATGTAGTTCTCTCATAACGATTTCCTCCTTTTCACGGGCTTAAGGCCGGACAACCTCCGGCCACAGCCCTGTTTGGTCTTTTTTCTATTATTCCCACACCTGAAACGAATATGTGAGCAGACTATTTATCGCCTTCAGCTTCAAGATTTGCCTTTTCTTCCTCCACACAACGCTTCTCATATAGTTTTGCAAACGGATACCAGATAATTCCCATAAGCACGATCAAAATTGCCTGTGCAACCACATTTCTCCAGTCGCCGCCGGTGGACAGGTACGGCTGCAGAAGCGGCGGCGTCGTCCATGGAATCTGCACATAGGCAGGACTGATCCAGCCGATTGCTGTCAAAATGTAACCATACATTGTTCCTAATAATGAAGTTAAAAATACAAACGGAACAAACATCAGCGGATTTAATACGATCGGAACACCGAACATTACCGGCTCATTTACACAAAAGATACCCGGAAGGAAGGATAATCTTGCCACTTCACGCAGATGAGATGACTTTGATTTCATCCAGAGAACAACCAGTGATAACGTCATTCCAACGCCGCCGATCATCGTCCAGCTATAGAAAAACGGCTCGGTCAGGATATGCGGCATCGCTTCCCCTGCAGCTACCGCAGCGGCATTGTCCGCGATATTTGCCAGAAGGAACGGATACATCACTCCCCATACGGTAAAGGAACCGCCGTGAATTCCCACGAACCAGAGCAGCTGCAGAAGCAATGCACAGATAAATGCAGCGTACCATGTATCGGTGACCGCCAGAAGCGGGGATACGATCGTATTCAAAAGAGCATTAAGATCAAATCCGATTACAACTCTCAGCAGCCAGAATGCCACCAGCAGAATCGCCATCGGAAGGAGAGACGCAAAGCTCTGGGCAATTCCGGACGGCACCGACTTCGGCAGTCTGATAATAATATTGTGCTTATATGCAAAATGCATGAACTCCGTTACAACGATGGCAACTACAAATAAAGTAAACATTCCCTTTGCCGAGAAACCGGTAACATTTAACGTACCATCCGCCAGATTGACCGGCGCCACCGTGATAATGTAGCATGCCACAGTCACGATACTGACGATCGTAGAGTCCAATTCCTCATACATACGCGCCAGCTCAGACCCCAGCGAGATTGCCAGATACAGAGTCATAAAATTCATCGTCATCGTATAAAGAATGTTCAGCTTCTCTGCATACGGCGCCATCGCATTCGCCCATGACTCCACCGGCAGACTCGTCAGGATCAGCGGCAGAGAACCGATAATGATCAGTGGAATGGTACGAATAAGTGCTGCCCTGATTGCCGCAAAATGTCTCTGATTTCCCATTTTCACCAGAGGCGGCGCGATATAACGCTCTATCCAGCCACTGAATTTGTCCATTGTTGCTTCAAATTTGTTTGTCTTCATAGACTTACCTCCTCACTTTTAAAGTGAAATTCCTTGTTTTTCCTCTCAGTCCCAATCATACACGGGTATGCACTACCTCGGTAAAATCGTTATGTGCATCCCGGTTAGGATCTTCCCCGATCTGTTCCGGCGCGAACACCGAAAGCACCTGCACGGCCAGCGTCATAAGAAGAAGCGACTGCGTCAGGGGCCATGCGGGAATCAGAATCCTGTTTTCCTCTTCCGGAGAATCTCCGGCTGCATCCAGCATGAGAACCTCTTTTGTAACCGTCTGTAAATACCTGAAGGTTTCCTCTGTCAGTTCCTTAAGCGGATGATACGTCCGAAAGAGCAGTACGCTGCTGTTCTCATTTAACGCACGATGCATGCCATGCGAAAATTCCCCGATATCGTTGAACATGGTCGGAATACACATGGTCTCCATCAATTTTAACTGCCCTTCCATAGCAGTGCCGAAATTCATGCCATAGCCAAGAACATAAAGCTCCTTCAGCTGGTTTCCGTAATGCTTCCTCTCACACCAGCTGCAGATTTTCGTGGTCAGCGACGGAAATTGTGCAATCTGACCTCTCAGTTCTCCCAGTACCTCCAGTTCATACGCTTCATCTATGATGCCTTTTTCGCGCCCCAGACTCAGCGCCAGCCTCATAAGCAGCACCAGTGTGGCGCTATACCCCTTCGTCTTGGCATTGCTGTCCTCCGGTCCGCATCCAAGGCTCAGCATATAATCCGCCCCGCTTCCCACGGGAGACGCCCCTGCAGCGGTAATTCCCAGCGTCTTAAGGCCCTGCTTTTTTGCGCTCTCCATCGCTTCGATCACGCCGCTGCTGGTTCCGGTCTGACTGATTGCCGCCACCAGTACCCGTTCTCTTATTTCCTGCGCAATGGAGCCCTCATGATAGCAGAAATTGGCCGGGGTATAGGTATACACTCTGACCCCTCCATACTTCGCCATGAAATCTGACACAGCGACAGAAGCATTGTAGGAACTCCCATGAGCGACGAAATAGACCGCTTCCAGCTTTTTCCCCACATCGGCGGCGAATCTTACGACCTCGTCTGTTTCCAGAAGTTTTTCAAGCACTTCCGGTTCCTCGGCAATATAGTCCCACATAATGCTCTTACCCATCATAGCGTCCTCCCTTCCTTACAGTCCCAGAAGTTTCTCGGCATTTTTCCCCAGCATCAGTTCCAGATGTTCCTCGTTATCGCAGATATACCGGATTTTCTCTATCTCCTGTGCCTCGTCTCCGAACGGTGCGTCCGAAGAATAGAGAACTTTCTCAGGTCCTGCGATTTCATATGCCATCCGAATCACCGGCACATACGCCCCGCAGGTGCTAAGATAGAAATTCGGGATCTCCTTTGCCAACTGGCATGCTCTTTCATACATCATCGGCACGCCGATATGATATAAGATCACCGGCACATCCGGGAATGCCTTTGCCATCTCGGCCCATTTGTCCGGAATGGAAAACATATCTGACTGTCCGTGAACCACCACACATTTGTGATATTTGCGGCAAAGTTCAAAATACGGGTCCAGCACACTGTGCCGGTCTGCACTGTATCCAAACCGGATCGCATTCAGCTTTAATCCATAAAAATGGTAATCTCTAAAGCATCTCTCCAGCTGTTCCTCGCCATCCACATCCCACGGGTTGATCACCGCAAAGCCAATCGTCCTATCAGGGTATTTCACACAGCACTCATGGATATACTCATTATTAATCGTCTCCAGCTGGGAACATATCATACAGCGATCGACTCCCGACTGCTCCATAATCTCCAGTAGAGACTCCACTTTATAATCTTCTCCCTTTTTGACTCCGATATGAGCCAGCATATCAATGATC of Roseburia hominis contains these proteins:
- a CDS encoding amidohydrolase family protein; its protein translation is MIIDMLAHIGVKKGEDYKVESLLEIMEQSGVDRCMICSQLETINNEYIHECCVKYPDRTIGFAVINPWDVDGEEQLERCFRDYHFYGLKLNAIRFGYSADRHSVLDPYFELCRKYHKCVVVHGQSDMFSIPDKWAEMAKAFPDVPVILYHIGVPMMYERACQLAKEIPNFYLSTCGAYVPVIRMAYEIAGPEKVLYSSDAPFGDEAQEIEKIRYICDNEEHLELMLGKNAEKLLGL
- a CDS encoding SIS domain-containing protein: MMGKSIMWDYIAEEPEVLEKLLETDEVVRFAADVGKKLEAVYFVAHGSSYNASVAVSDFMAKYGGVRVYTYTPANFCYHEGSIAQEIRERVLVAAISQTGTSSGVIEAMESAKKQGLKTLGITAAGASPVGSGADYMLSLGCGPEDSNAKTKGYSATLVLLMRLALSLGREKGIIDEAYELEVLGELRGQIAQFPSLTTKICSWCERKHYGNQLKELYVLGYGMNFGTAMEGQLKLMETMCIPTMFNDIGEFSHGMHRALNENSSVLLFRTYHPLKELTEETFRYLQTVTKEVLMLDAAGDSPEEENRILIPAWPLTQSLLLMTLAVQVLSVFAPEQIGEDPNRDAHNDFTEVVHTRV
- a CDS encoding HPr family phosphocarrier protein, whose amino-acid sequence is MKEVKVTVKFKEGLHARPAVKMIKLASSFASDVTLEKNGKIVPADSIMAVLGACIVCGDEITVRAQGEDEEQAILAMEQYFA
- a CDS encoding PTS lactose/cellobiose transporter subunit IIA — translated: MKMTMEELNSACMEMIASAGEGRAIVFEALDEINAENYAMADKKLTQAQEFLAEAHRIQFEKLMAPQNNGVEIPFSMLLLHAMDMSMVATSEHDLLRSIVNARLSRKEENV
- a CDS encoding PTS transporter subunit EIIC, which codes for MKTNKFEATMDKFSGWIERYIAPPLVKMGNQRHFAAIRAALIRTIPLIIIGSLPLILTSLPVESWANAMAPYAEKLNILYTMTMNFMTLYLAISLGSELARMYEELDSTIVSIVTVACYIITVAPVNLADGTLNVTGFSAKGMFTLFVVAIVVTEFMHFAYKHNIIIRLPKSVPSGIAQSFASLLPMAILLVAFWLLRVVIGFDLNALLNTIVSPLLAVTDTWYAAFICALLLQLLWFVGIHGGSFTVWGVMYPFLLANIADNAAAVAAGEAMPHILTEPFFYSWTMIGGVGMTLSLVVLWMKSKSSHLREVARLSFLPGIFCVNEPVMFGVPIVLNPLMFVPFVFLTSLLGTMYGYILTAIGWISPAYVQIPWTTPPLLQPYLSTGGDWRNVVAQAILIVLMGIIWYPFAKLYEKRCVEEEKANLEAEGDK